One Conger conger chromosome 18, fConCon1.1, whole genome shotgun sequence DNA window includes the following coding sequences:
- the aftphb gene encoding aftiphilin isoform X1 translates to MEPDVIRMYSSSPPPLDDAAEEEDEEFGDFGGFSGVASSVSFGEFESPKGCGQPHATDTSPPVHFNAVASSFPPDLVPGGPGRGSGVAQPRSDHDPRAPGCSRASPRSERTCGGEAVRKPAPRTQTADGARTESRARDRSGDVAAPEVLTNGFAPFDAEEAPVVRPKKRGPAAKPALDCCGHRPATDPAQRDTPRQCSQVSDSRDTNGLPEGKYLAGPIDKLHSGTGPADRSVEGNGVEDDACSTGSLTVAREGLKNGAWGSYTGEDSEHSDPELWTAPLSDRRDRSPTVRSEEAGERQGSPCCRTEGAGEDGGMKDECAVAPGTVSASVSDDFASFCQAVSPDGLEDFGDFSVTGFAAPPFPEGERPPGDSADDEEGGSFGDFGRTGPAMPDTAADFTTVESAQEELFGEFGGPEDGAGGNAGGDPGGFPGSDSFADFTSAPTGAEPDAAAGWNAFGQPEGAAPDQGDSWAAFREERGAVPADESEKTCWDAAVTAPPSGSPQTCRRDSLSVTLASRLERLFRASFPETRGPDSGEQVPSLKAVLEPPDGQPEPGEERGSARYRDPRDVWWQLQDIHDAFGLKFQWGGSHSNQALLCSLGIDTRNIMFAGQKKQPVTVPVYAAGLGMLEPTKKPVNPLSVAEKMASIAQAPSSSPETSSSPQSTQQEALLPIQFDWSSSGLNNPLDAKLGTSRTSSLPDAVARLMSAVEKTSSSSRNPGREGPLSEEAGRVMRALPDLSFMQARVLMFPVALA, encoded by the exons ATGGAGCCGGACGTCATACGGATGTACTCTTCGTCTCCGCCCCCCCTGGACGACGCGGccgaagaggaggatgaggagttCGGCGACTTCGGCGGCTTCTCGGGGGTGGCTTCCAGCGTGAGCTTCGGCGAGTTCGAGTCCCCCAAAGGCTGCGGCCAACCTCACGCCACGGACACCTCGCCCCCCGTCCACTTCAACGCGGTCGCCTCCAGCTTCCCTCCAGACCTTGTCCCGGGGGGTCCGGGCAGGGGCTCCGGCGTGGCCCAACCGCGGTCCGACCACGACCCCCGCGCCCCCGGCTGCAGCCGCGCCTCCCCGCGGTCTGAGAGGACCTGCGGTGGCGAGGCGGTCAGGAAGCCGGCCCCCAGGACCCAGACGGCCGACGGGGCCCGAACAGAGAGCCGCGCTCGAGACCGCAGCGGGGACGTGGCAGCTCCGGAGGTCCTGACCAACGGGTTTGCGCCGTTCGACGCAGAGGAAGCCCCTGTGGTCAGGCCCAAAAAGAGAGGGCCGGCCGCTAAGCCCGCCCTGGACTGCTGCGGGCACAGGCCTGCCACCGACCCCGCCCAAAGGGACACACCCAGACAGTGCAGCCAGGTTTCAGACTCTCGAGACACCAACGGACTACCGGAGGGGAAATACCTGGCCGGCCCAATCGACAAACTGCACTCTGGGACAGGGCCGGCTGATAGGAGCGTTGAAGGGAATGGGGTCGAGGACGACGCGTGTAGTACCGGCTCCCTGACCGTGGCCCGAGAAGGCCTAAAGAACGGGGCCTGGGGCTCCTACACGGGGGAGGACTCTGAGCACAGCGACCCCGAGCTCTGGACCGCCCCTCTGAGTGATCGGCGGGACCGAAGCCCCACTGTTCGGTCCGAGGAGGCGGGTGAGCGGCAGGGCTCTCCGTGCTGCAGGACGGAGGGAGCTGGCGAGGACGGGGGGATGAAGGACGAGTGCGCCGTCGCCCCGGGGACCGTCAGCGCGTCGGTCAGCGACGACTTCGCGTCCTTCTGTCAGGCGGTGTCTCCAGACGGGCTGGAGGACTTCGGGGACTTCAGCGTGACCGGATTCGCTGCCCCGCCCTTCCCTGAGGGGGAGCGGCCGCCTGGCGACAGCGCTGATGACGAGGAGGGGGGCAGCTTCGGGGACTTCGGCCGGACGGGCCCCGCGATGCCGGATACAGCCGCCGATTTCACCACCGTGGAGTCCGCCCAGGAGGAGTTGTTTGGGGAGTTTGGCGGTCCAGAAGATGGCGCGGGCGGGAACGCGGGGGGCGACCCGGGGGGCTTCCCGGGCAGCGACAGCTTCGCCGACTTCACCTCGGCGCCCACGGGAGCAGAACCGGACGCCGCCGCCGGGTGGAACGCCTTCGGCCAGCCGGAGGGGGCCGCCCCGGACCAGGGGGACTCCTGGGCGGCTTTCCGGGAGGAACGAGGCGCCGTGCCTGCGGACGAGAGTGAGAAGACCTGCTGGGACGCTGCCGTCACAGCGCCCCCATCTGGCAGCCCCCAGACCTGCAGGAGGGACAGCTTATCG GTGACCCTCGCCAGCCGGCTGGAGAGGCTCTTCAGGGCCAGCTTCCCCGAGACGAGGGGGCCCGACTCTGGAGAACAGGTCCCCTCTCTCAAGGCTGTCCTGGAGCCCCCTGACGGACAGCCGGAGCCAGGGGAGGAGCGAGGCTCTGCCCGCTACAG GGACCCAAGGGATGTGTGGTGGCAGCTACAGGACATCCACGACGCGTTCGGCCTGAAGTTCCAGTGGGGCGGCTCCCATAGCAACCAGGcgctgctctgctctctgggAATCGACACCCGAAACATC atgttTGCTGGCCAGAAGAAGCAGCCTGTGACTGTGCCCGTGTATGCGGCCGGCCTG GGTATGCTAGAGCCCACCAAAAAACCTGTGAACCCCCTCTCAGTGGCAGAGAAGATGGCGTCCATAGCACAAGCACCTTCCTCGTCTCCGGAAACAAGCTCTTCACCGCAATCCACTCAG CAGGAGGCGCTCCTCCCCATCCAGTTTGACTGGAGCAGCAGTGGCCTTAATAACCCTCTGGATG cCAAGCTGGGGACCAGCAGAACCAGCAGCCTACCCGACGCTGTCGCACGCCTCATGTCTGCTGTGGAGAAGAccagcagctcctccag GAACCCCGGGCGGGAGGGGCCCCTGAGCGAGGAGGCGGGCAGGGTGATGCGGGCCCTGCCGGACCTGTCCTTCATGCAGGCCCGCGTGCTGATGTTCCCTGTGGCCCTCGCCTGA
- the aftphb gene encoding aftiphilin isoform X2 — protein MEPDVIRMYSSSPPPLDDAAEEEDEEFGDFGGFSGVASSVSFGEFESPKGCGQPHATDTSPPVHFNAVASSFPPDLVPGGPGRGSGVAQPRSDHDPRAPGCSRASPRSERTCGGEAVRKPAPRTQTADGARTESRARDRSGDVAAPEVLTNGFAPFDAEEAPVVRPKKRGPAAKPALDCCGHRPATDPAQRDTPRQCSQVSDSRDTNGLPEGKYLAGPIDKLHSGTGPADRSVEGNGVEDDACSTGSLTVAREGLKNGAWGSYTGEDSEHSDPELWTAPLSDRRDRSPTVRSEEAGERQGSPCCRTEGAGEDGGMKDECAVAPGTVSASVSDDFASFCQAVSPDGLEDFGDFSVTGFAAPPFPEGERPPGDSADDEEGGSFGDFGRTGPAMPDTAADFTTVESAQEELFGEFGGPEDGAGGNAGGDPGGFPGSDSFADFTSAPTGAEPDAAAGWNAFGQPEGAAPDQGDSWAAFREERGAVPADESEKTCWDAAVTAPPSGSPQTCRRDSLSVTLASRLERLFRASFPETRGPDSGEQVPSLKAVLEPPDGQPEPGEERGSARYRDPRDVWWQLQDIHDAFGLKFQWGGSHSNQALLCSLGIDTRNIMFAGQKKQPVTVPVYAAGLGMLEPTKKPVNPLSVAEKMASIAQAPSSSPETSSSPQSTQEALLPIQFDWSSSGLNNPLDAKLGTSRTSSLPDAVARLMSAVEKTSSSSRNPGREGPLSEEAGRVMRALPDLSFMQARVLMFPVALA, from the exons ATGGAGCCGGACGTCATACGGATGTACTCTTCGTCTCCGCCCCCCCTGGACGACGCGGccgaagaggaggatgaggagttCGGCGACTTCGGCGGCTTCTCGGGGGTGGCTTCCAGCGTGAGCTTCGGCGAGTTCGAGTCCCCCAAAGGCTGCGGCCAACCTCACGCCACGGACACCTCGCCCCCCGTCCACTTCAACGCGGTCGCCTCCAGCTTCCCTCCAGACCTTGTCCCGGGGGGTCCGGGCAGGGGCTCCGGCGTGGCCCAACCGCGGTCCGACCACGACCCCCGCGCCCCCGGCTGCAGCCGCGCCTCCCCGCGGTCTGAGAGGACCTGCGGTGGCGAGGCGGTCAGGAAGCCGGCCCCCAGGACCCAGACGGCCGACGGGGCCCGAACAGAGAGCCGCGCTCGAGACCGCAGCGGGGACGTGGCAGCTCCGGAGGTCCTGACCAACGGGTTTGCGCCGTTCGACGCAGAGGAAGCCCCTGTGGTCAGGCCCAAAAAGAGAGGGCCGGCCGCTAAGCCCGCCCTGGACTGCTGCGGGCACAGGCCTGCCACCGACCCCGCCCAAAGGGACACACCCAGACAGTGCAGCCAGGTTTCAGACTCTCGAGACACCAACGGACTACCGGAGGGGAAATACCTGGCCGGCCCAATCGACAAACTGCACTCTGGGACAGGGCCGGCTGATAGGAGCGTTGAAGGGAATGGGGTCGAGGACGACGCGTGTAGTACCGGCTCCCTGACCGTGGCCCGAGAAGGCCTAAAGAACGGGGCCTGGGGCTCCTACACGGGGGAGGACTCTGAGCACAGCGACCCCGAGCTCTGGACCGCCCCTCTGAGTGATCGGCGGGACCGAAGCCCCACTGTTCGGTCCGAGGAGGCGGGTGAGCGGCAGGGCTCTCCGTGCTGCAGGACGGAGGGAGCTGGCGAGGACGGGGGGATGAAGGACGAGTGCGCCGTCGCCCCGGGGACCGTCAGCGCGTCGGTCAGCGACGACTTCGCGTCCTTCTGTCAGGCGGTGTCTCCAGACGGGCTGGAGGACTTCGGGGACTTCAGCGTGACCGGATTCGCTGCCCCGCCCTTCCCTGAGGGGGAGCGGCCGCCTGGCGACAGCGCTGATGACGAGGAGGGGGGCAGCTTCGGGGACTTCGGCCGGACGGGCCCCGCGATGCCGGATACAGCCGCCGATTTCACCACCGTGGAGTCCGCCCAGGAGGAGTTGTTTGGGGAGTTTGGCGGTCCAGAAGATGGCGCGGGCGGGAACGCGGGGGGCGACCCGGGGGGCTTCCCGGGCAGCGACAGCTTCGCCGACTTCACCTCGGCGCCCACGGGAGCAGAACCGGACGCCGCCGCCGGGTGGAACGCCTTCGGCCAGCCGGAGGGGGCCGCCCCGGACCAGGGGGACTCCTGGGCGGCTTTCCGGGAGGAACGAGGCGCCGTGCCTGCGGACGAGAGTGAGAAGACCTGCTGGGACGCTGCCGTCACAGCGCCCCCATCTGGCAGCCCCCAGACCTGCAGGAGGGACAGCTTATCG GTGACCCTCGCCAGCCGGCTGGAGAGGCTCTTCAGGGCCAGCTTCCCCGAGACGAGGGGGCCCGACTCTGGAGAACAGGTCCCCTCTCTCAAGGCTGTCCTGGAGCCCCCTGACGGACAGCCGGAGCCAGGGGAGGAGCGAGGCTCTGCCCGCTACAG GGACCCAAGGGATGTGTGGTGGCAGCTACAGGACATCCACGACGCGTTCGGCCTGAAGTTCCAGTGGGGCGGCTCCCATAGCAACCAGGcgctgctctgctctctgggAATCGACACCCGAAACATC atgttTGCTGGCCAGAAGAAGCAGCCTGTGACTGTGCCCGTGTATGCGGCCGGCCTG GGTATGCTAGAGCCCACCAAAAAACCTGTGAACCCCCTCTCAGTGGCAGAGAAGATGGCGTCCATAGCACAAGCACCTTCCTCGTCTCCGGAAACAAGCTCTTCACCGCAATCCACTCAG GAGGCGCTCCTCCCCATCCAGTTTGACTGGAGCAGCAGTGGCCTTAATAACCCTCTGGATG cCAAGCTGGGGACCAGCAGAACCAGCAGCCTACCCGACGCTGTCGCACGCCTCATGTCTGCTGTGGAGAAGAccagcagctcctccag GAACCCCGGGCGGGAGGGGCCCCTGAGCGAGGAGGCGGGCAGGGTGATGCGGGCCCTGCCGGACCTGTCCTTCATGCAGGCCCGCGTGCTGATGTTCCCTGTGGCCCTCGCCTGA
- the aftphb gene encoding aftiphilin isoform X3 yields the protein MEPDVIRMYSSSPPPLDDAAEEEDEEFGDFGGFSGVASSVSFGEFESPKGCGQPHATDTSPPVHFNAVASSFPPDLVPGGPGRGSGVAQPRSDHDPRAPGCSRASPRSERTCGGEAVRKPAPRTQTADGARTESRARDRSGDVAAPEVLTNGFAPFDAEEAPVVRPKKRGPAAKPALDCCGHRPATDPAQRDTPRQCSQVSDSRDTNGLPEGKYLAGPIDKLHSGTGPADRSVEGNGVEDDACSTGSLTVAREGLKNGAWGSYTGEDSEHSDPELWTAPLSDRRDRSPTVRSEEAGERQGSPCCRTEGAGEDGGMKDECAVAPGTVSASVSDDFASFCQAVSPDGLEDFGDFSVTGFAAPPFPEGERPPGDSADDEEGGSFGDFGRTGPAMPDTAADFTTVESAQEELFGEFGGPEDGAGGNAGGDPGGFPGSDSFADFTSAPTGAEPDAAAGWNAFGQPEGAAPDQGDSWAAFREERGAVPADESEKTCWDAAVTAPPSGSPQTCRRDSLSVTLASRLERLFRASFPETRGPDSGEQVPSLKAVLEPPDGQPEPGEERGSARYRDPRDVWWQLQDIHDAFGLKFQWGGSHSNQALLCSLGIDTRNIMFAGQKKQPVTVPVYAAGLGMLEPTKKPVNPLSVAEKMASIAQAPSSSPETSSSPQSTQQEALLPIQFDWSSSGLNNPLDALWARGRF from the exons ATGGAGCCGGACGTCATACGGATGTACTCTTCGTCTCCGCCCCCCCTGGACGACGCGGccgaagaggaggatgaggagttCGGCGACTTCGGCGGCTTCTCGGGGGTGGCTTCCAGCGTGAGCTTCGGCGAGTTCGAGTCCCCCAAAGGCTGCGGCCAACCTCACGCCACGGACACCTCGCCCCCCGTCCACTTCAACGCGGTCGCCTCCAGCTTCCCTCCAGACCTTGTCCCGGGGGGTCCGGGCAGGGGCTCCGGCGTGGCCCAACCGCGGTCCGACCACGACCCCCGCGCCCCCGGCTGCAGCCGCGCCTCCCCGCGGTCTGAGAGGACCTGCGGTGGCGAGGCGGTCAGGAAGCCGGCCCCCAGGACCCAGACGGCCGACGGGGCCCGAACAGAGAGCCGCGCTCGAGACCGCAGCGGGGACGTGGCAGCTCCGGAGGTCCTGACCAACGGGTTTGCGCCGTTCGACGCAGAGGAAGCCCCTGTGGTCAGGCCCAAAAAGAGAGGGCCGGCCGCTAAGCCCGCCCTGGACTGCTGCGGGCACAGGCCTGCCACCGACCCCGCCCAAAGGGACACACCCAGACAGTGCAGCCAGGTTTCAGACTCTCGAGACACCAACGGACTACCGGAGGGGAAATACCTGGCCGGCCCAATCGACAAACTGCACTCTGGGACAGGGCCGGCTGATAGGAGCGTTGAAGGGAATGGGGTCGAGGACGACGCGTGTAGTACCGGCTCCCTGACCGTGGCCCGAGAAGGCCTAAAGAACGGGGCCTGGGGCTCCTACACGGGGGAGGACTCTGAGCACAGCGACCCCGAGCTCTGGACCGCCCCTCTGAGTGATCGGCGGGACCGAAGCCCCACTGTTCGGTCCGAGGAGGCGGGTGAGCGGCAGGGCTCTCCGTGCTGCAGGACGGAGGGAGCTGGCGAGGACGGGGGGATGAAGGACGAGTGCGCCGTCGCCCCGGGGACCGTCAGCGCGTCGGTCAGCGACGACTTCGCGTCCTTCTGTCAGGCGGTGTCTCCAGACGGGCTGGAGGACTTCGGGGACTTCAGCGTGACCGGATTCGCTGCCCCGCCCTTCCCTGAGGGGGAGCGGCCGCCTGGCGACAGCGCTGATGACGAGGAGGGGGGCAGCTTCGGGGACTTCGGCCGGACGGGCCCCGCGATGCCGGATACAGCCGCCGATTTCACCACCGTGGAGTCCGCCCAGGAGGAGTTGTTTGGGGAGTTTGGCGGTCCAGAAGATGGCGCGGGCGGGAACGCGGGGGGCGACCCGGGGGGCTTCCCGGGCAGCGACAGCTTCGCCGACTTCACCTCGGCGCCCACGGGAGCAGAACCGGACGCCGCCGCCGGGTGGAACGCCTTCGGCCAGCCGGAGGGGGCCGCCCCGGACCAGGGGGACTCCTGGGCGGCTTTCCGGGAGGAACGAGGCGCCGTGCCTGCGGACGAGAGTGAGAAGACCTGCTGGGACGCTGCCGTCACAGCGCCCCCATCTGGCAGCCCCCAGACCTGCAGGAGGGACAGCTTATCG GTGACCCTCGCCAGCCGGCTGGAGAGGCTCTTCAGGGCCAGCTTCCCCGAGACGAGGGGGCCCGACTCTGGAGAACAGGTCCCCTCTCTCAAGGCTGTCCTGGAGCCCCCTGACGGACAGCCGGAGCCAGGGGAGGAGCGAGGCTCTGCCCGCTACAG GGACCCAAGGGATGTGTGGTGGCAGCTACAGGACATCCACGACGCGTTCGGCCTGAAGTTCCAGTGGGGCGGCTCCCATAGCAACCAGGcgctgctctgctctctgggAATCGACACCCGAAACATC atgttTGCTGGCCAGAAGAAGCAGCCTGTGACTGTGCCCGTGTATGCGGCCGGCCTG GGTATGCTAGAGCCCACCAAAAAACCTGTGAACCCCCTCTCAGTGGCAGAGAAGATGGCGTCCATAGCACAAGCACCTTCCTCGTCTCCGGAAACAAGCTCTTCACCGCAATCCACTCAG CAGGAGGCGCTCCTCCCCATCCAGTTTGACTGGAGCAGCAGTGGCCTTAATAACCCTCTGGATG CTCTCTGGGCCCGTGGAAGGTTCTAG